One Marinibacterium anthonyi genomic region harbors:
- the hgd_1 gene encoding 2-(hydroxymethyl)glutarate dehydrogenase: MKVGFVGLGNVGSKLAGSLLRNGHDLAVFDLDASLMEGFVAKGARPAASAGEVMRDNDVVVTCLPSPAACAATVEAMLPEVGPGKTWMEMSTTDEAVMKALAAQVEAAGGSVVECPVSGGCHRADTGNISIFAGCDRATFERVLPLLTTLGRRVLHTGGIGTASVLKVMTNYLATANLLTVCEAMVTMKAAGLDLNTTFEAIRMSSGTSFVAETEGQVILNGSRDISFTMDLVKKDIGLFQKIADAAGVPLEISPLMVDIFDDGIARYGPRELSPNIIRRLEDATGLSILAPGFPPEMTDDEPEEQGYEVVPMGRAMAQAAE; the protein is encoded by the coding sequence ATGAAGGTCGGATTTGTCGGTCTGGGGAATGTCGGATCGAAGCTGGCGGGGAGCCTGCTGCGCAATGGGCATGACCTGGCGGTCTTTGACCTGGATGCGTCGCTGATGGAGGGGTTCGTGGCAAAGGGCGCGCGGCCCGCGGCGTCGGCGGGCGAGGTGATGCGCGACAATGACGTGGTGGTGACCTGCCTGCCGTCGCCCGCCGCCTGCGCGGCGACGGTCGAGGCGATGCTGCCGGAGGTGGGTCCGGGCAAGACCTGGATGGAGATGTCGACCACCGACGAAGCGGTGATGAAGGCGCTGGCGGCGCAGGTCGAGGCGGCGGGCGGATCGGTGGTGGAATGCCCGGTGTCGGGCGGGTGCCACCGGGCGGATACCGGCAATATCTCGATCTTCGCGGGGTGTGACCGGGCGACGTTCGAACGCGTCCTGCCGCTGCTGACGACGCTGGGGCGGCGGGTGCTGCATACGGGCGGGATCGGGACGGCATCGGTCCTGAAGGTGATGACCAATTACCTGGCGACGGCGAACCTGCTGACGGTCTGCGAGGCGATGGTGACGATGAAGGCGGCGGGGCTGGACCTGAACACCACGTTCGAGGCGATCCGGATGTCGTCGGGCACGTCGTTCGTGGCCGAGACCGAGGGGCAGGTGATCCTGAACGGGTCGCGCGACATCTCGTTCACGATGGACCTGGTGAAGAAGGATATCGGGCTGTTCCAGAAGATCGCGGATGCCGCCGGCGTGCCGTTGGAGATCAGCCCGCTGATGGTCGATATCTTTGACGACGGGATCGCCAGGTACGGGCCGAGGGAGCTTTCGCCCAACATCATCCGCCGGCTTGAGGATGCGACGGGGCTGTCGATCCTGGCGCCCGGGTTTCCGCCGGAAATGACGGACGATGAGCCCGAGGAACAGGGATACGAGGTGGTGCCGATGGGGCGCGCCATGGCGCAGGCGGCGGAGTGA
- a CDS encoding putative enzyme related to lactoylglutathione lyase, translated as MPNRIALFSLLVPDYDKALAFFLRIGFECREDTDLGNGKRWVRIAPPSGETEILLARAVGDRQRAAIGEQGGGRVWLFLQTEDFDADYRRLQAEGVVFETGPRQEPYGRVAVWSDPWGNRWDLIEYAHADRSGTDR; from the coding sequence ATGCCCAACCGCATCGCGCTCTTTTCCCTGCTGGTCCCGGATTACGACAAGGCGCTGGCCTTCTTCCTGCGCATCGGCTTCGAATGTCGCGAAGACACTGACCTGGGCAATGGCAAGCGCTGGGTCCGGATCGCGCCGCCTTCGGGTGAAACCGAAATCCTGCTGGCCCGCGCCGTCGGAGACCGTCAGCGCGCCGCCATCGGCGAACAGGGCGGCGGCCGCGTCTGGCTGTTCCTGCAGACCGAGGATTTCGATGCGGATTACCGGCGCCTGCAGGCCGAAGGCGTGGTTTTCGAAACCGGGCCGCGCCAGGAACCTTATGGCCGGGTGGCCGTCTGGAGCGATCCCTGGGGAAACCGCTGGGACCTGATCGAATACGCCCATGCTGATCGCAGCGGAACAGACCGCTGA
- a CDS encoding Gamma-butyrobetaine dioxygenase, protein MTDTCITLQDRGLRIAIGETDAYFNYYWLRDACESCIDPQTKERVFDSSVLAQPPFAESAWVEDDALRIHWRDEGFVSRVPMRLLRDMVELGHPHDPAALPRKLWYGDFQPRILRIGQDDVLHDDAARARFCRALIEDGIAIVTGMDKDHGAMGRLVGAIGMITPSGEGLDFDVRVEIEPTNLAFTAGPLEMHTDLPGEEAAPGVQFLHCLENTVDGGMSLFLDGAAVAEALRVEDPDAFALLAHYEIPFFYRHTHLDYRAHQRVIETDARGNVTGVTISQHLQDTIDLPQELLDTYYPAFVKFIRMMQEDRFRIRFRSEAGNCVVFDNHRIVHGREGYVADSGMRHLRGCYTDRGALHSTYRVLVRNGFDGLVAQEVLQTA, encoded by the coding sequence ATGACGGACACGTGCATCACACTTCAGGACCGCGGCCTGCGGATCGCCATCGGCGAGACGGACGCGTATTTCAACTATTACTGGCTGCGGGACGCCTGCGAGAGCTGTATCGACCCGCAGACGAAGGAACGGGTGTTCGACAGCTCGGTCCTGGCGCAGCCTCCGTTCGCGGAAAGCGCCTGGGTCGAGGATGACGCGCTGCGGATCCACTGGCGGGACGAGGGGTTCGTCAGCCGGGTGCCGATGCGCCTGTTGCGCGACATGGTCGAACTGGGCCATCCGCACGACCCGGCCGCCCTGCCCCGCAAGCTGTGGTACGGGGATTTCCAGCCGCGGATCCTGCGGATCGGGCAGGACGACGTGCTGCATGACGATGCCGCGCGCGCGCGGTTCTGCCGGGCGCTGATCGAGGACGGCATCGCCATCGTGACCGGCATGGACAAGGACCACGGGGCGATGGGCCGGCTGGTGGGCGCCATCGGGATGATCACGCCGTCGGGCGAGGGCCTGGATTTCGACGTGCGCGTCGAGATCGAGCCGACGAACCTGGCCTTTACCGCCGGCCCGCTGGAGATGCACACCGACCTGCCCGGAGAAGAGGCCGCGCCGGGCGTGCAGTTCCTGCATTGCCTTGAGAATACCGTGGACGGGGGCATGTCGCTGTTCCTGGACGGCGCCGCCGTGGCCGAGGCGCTGCGGGTCGAGGACCCGGACGCCTTTGCCCTGCTGGCCCATTACGAGATCCCGTTCTTCTACCGGCACACCCACCTGGATTACCGCGCCCACCAGCGGGTGATCGAAACGGACGCGCGGGGCAACGTGACGGGGGTGACGATATCGCAGCACCTGCAGGACACGATCGACCTGCCGCAGGAATTGCTGGACACCTATTACCCGGCCTTCGTCAAATTCATCCGCATGATGCAGGAAGACCGGTTCCGCATCCGGTTCCGGTCCGAGGCGGGCAATTGCGTGGTGTTCGACAACCACCGCATCGTGCATGGCCGCGAAGGTTACGTGGCCGACAGCGGCATGCGTCACCTGCGCGGCTGCTACACCGACCGGGGGGCCTTGCATTCGACTTACCGGGTGCTGGTGCGTAACGGGTTCGACGGGCTGGTCGCGCAAGAGGTTCTGCAGACCGCGTAA
- a CDS encoding aldolase II superfamily protein: MNRLVNLDHWVERQDLAAAFRWTAKLNMHEAVANHFSLSVNEDGTRFLMNPNQVHFSTIKASDLLLIDANDPTTLDQPDAPDPTAWGLHGSVHRLCPHARCVMHVHSIFATVLASLADSRLPPIDQNTATFYNRYVIDEEFGGLAFEEEGMRCAGMLSDPKVKVMIMGNHGVLIIGSDVADAFNRLYYFERAAETYIRALQTGMPLRVLSDEIAEKTARELDDYPGQARAHLTQIRRILDAETPDYAT, translated from the coding sequence ATGAACCGACTGGTCAACCTGGATCATTGGGTCGAACGGCAGGACCTGGCGGCGGCGTTCCGGTGGACGGCGAAGCTGAACATGCACGAGGCGGTGGCGAACCACTTCAGCCTGTCGGTGAACGAGGATGGCACGCGGTTCCTGATGAACCCGAACCAGGTGCATTTTTCCACCATCAAGGCATCGGACCTGTTGCTGATCGACGCCAACGATCCCACGACGCTGGACCAGCCCGATGCGCCCGATCCGACGGCCTGGGGCTTGCACGGGTCGGTGCACCGGCTGTGCCCGCATGCGCGATGCGTCATGCATGTGCATTCGATCTTTGCCACCGTGCTGGCGTCGCTGGCCGACAGCCGGCTGCCGCCGATCGATCAGAACACGGCGACCTTCTACAACCGTTATGTCATCGACGAGGAATTCGGCGGGCTGGCGTTCGAGGAGGAGGGCATGCGCTGTGCCGGGATGCTGAGCGATCCCAAGGTCAAGGTGATGATCATGGGCAACCACGGCGTGCTGATCATCGGGTCGGACGTCGCGGATGCGTTCAACCGGCTGTATTACTTCGAACGCGCGGCCGAGACGTATATCCGGGCGCTGCAGACGGGGATGCCGCTCAGGGTGCTGTCGGACGAGATCGCCGAAAAGACCGCGCGGGAACTGGACGATTACCCGGGACAGGCCAGGGCGCACCTGACCCAGATCCGCCGCATCCTGGATGCGGAAACACCCGATTACGCCACCTGA
- the yeaP gene encoding putative diguanylate cyclase YeaP, whose product MFSACTENNTNIDLTSFVANVPGSDAMTKPSIEADLLARIAQLEAENATLRKAAETDPMTGLGNRAALARTLTAGAPVALALVDVDDLHGLNSRHGHPVADTCLVEMGRRIRAALLPGEVAIRLGGDEFAVLTTRDTSAAELAGLHLRLARACRLVTGQDWDGPAAGASIGTGLREPGETYDEMYRRVDATLYASKRASRSAA is encoded by the coding sequence ATGTTCAGCGCTTGCACCGAAAACAACACGAACATCGACCTCACCTCTTTCGTGGCCAACGTGCCGGGGAGCGACGCCATGACCAAGCCATCGATCGAAGCAGACCTGCTTGCCCGCATCGCCCAGCTGGAGGCCGAGAACGCCACCCTGCGCAAGGCCGCCGAGACCGACCCGATGACCGGCCTGGGCAACCGCGCCGCCCTGGCCCGCACCCTGACCGCAGGCGCACCCGTCGCGCTGGCGCTGGTGGATGTCGATGACCTGCACGGTCTGAACAGCCGCCACGGCCACCCCGTCGCCGACACCTGCCTGGTCGAGATGGGCCGCCGCATCCGCGCCGCCCTGCTGCCCGGCGAAGTCGCCATCCGCCTGGGCGGTGACGAATTCGCCGTCCTGACCACCCGCGACACCAGCGCCGCCGAACTGGCCGGCCTGCACCTGCGCCTGGCCCGGGCCTGCCGCCTGGTTACCGGCCAGGACTGGGACGGCCCCGCCGCCGGCGCATCGATCGGCACCGGCCTGCGCGAACCGGGCGAGACCTACGACGAGATGTACCGCCGCGTGGACGCGACGCTTTACGCCTCCAAGCGGGCATCGCGCAGCGCCGCCTGA
- the gcvA_2 gene encoding Gcv operon activator produces MSNRPTNNSPTNNRMSKLPHVTWLRAFEAAARHSSFSSAAEELGLTPAAVSQHIRLLEQHLGVNLFKRLPRGVMLSDMGQAYALPIRKAFADMEDATSGLFTVRRKRRLHVRTSISYGPLVLGPKLAAFSAMYPDIELQMTTAVWSDRLDDPRIDIDIRYGTGGWDDPHIWPLSHETGIVLCNPDHARSFGPEPDLGAMVQAGVVLILGSEMEWERLAEHFSLDLPMPGRVARADSSMLALQMMVGGPGAAIIHESFARDYLAQGLLVSPFPYRLPIREAYYMIVRDDALARPEVRAFRDWIVSWQAAEDIPDATA; encoded by the coding sequence ATGAGCAACCGCCCGACGAATAACAGCCCGACGAATAACAGGATGAGCAAGCTGCCCCATGTCACCTGGCTGCGCGCCTTCGAGGCGGCGGCCCGGCACAGCAGTTTTTCCAGCGCCGCCGAGGAGCTGGGCCTGACGCCCGCCGCCGTCAGCCAGCATATCCGCCTGCTGGAACAGCACCTGGGGGTGAACCTGTTCAAGCGGCTGCCGCGTGGCGTCATGCTGAGCGACATGGGCCAGGCCTATGCGCTGCCGATCCGCAAGGCCTTTGCCGACATGGAGGACGCGACGTCGGGCCTGTTCACCGTGCGGCGCAAGCGGCGGCTGCATGTGCGCACGTCGATCTCGTACGGGCCGCTGGTGCTGGGGCCGAAGCTGGCCGCGTTTTCGGCGATGTACCCGGATATCGAACTGCAGATGACCACGGCGGTGTGGTCCGACCGGCTGGACGACCCGCGTATCGACATCGACATCCGCTATGGCACCGGCGGCTGGGACGATCCGCATATCTGGCCGCTGTCGCACGAGACCGGCATCGTGCTGTGCAACCCCGATCACGCCCGGTCCTTCGGACCGGAACCGGACCTGGGCGCGATGGTGCAGGCGGGTGTCGTGCTGATCCTGGGGTCCGAGATGGAATGGGAACGGCTGGCCGAGCATTTTTCGCTGGATCTGCCGATGCCGGGGCGGGTGGCGCGGGCCGACAGTTCGATGCTGGCGCTGCAGATGATGGTGGGCGGACCGGGGGCGGCGATCATCCACGAAAGCTTTGCCCGGGATTACCTGGCGCAGGGCCTGCTGGTCAGCCCGTTCCCCTACCGGCTGCCCATCCGCGAGGCCTATTACATGATCGTGCGCGATGACGCGCTGGCCCGGCCCGAGGTGCGCGCCTTTCGCGACTGGATCGTGTCGTGGCAGGCCGCTGAGGATATCCCAGACGCGACCGCCTGA
- a CDS encoding Post-segregation antitoxin (ccd killing mechanism protein) encoded by the F plasmid, whose translation MTTAPKRKTSLTLDAGALDDARALGVNVSAVADEALRRAVAEARQRRWVEDNAEAFAAQAAWHEENGHPLADILAGPAGETWKS comes from the coding sequence ATGACGACCGCGCCCAAACGCAAGACGTCTTTGACCTTGGATGCGGGCGCATTGGATGATGCGCGCGCGCTGGGGGTGAACGTGTCGGCAGTGGCGGACGAGGCGCTGCGCCGGGCGGTGGCCGAGGCGCGGCAACGACGCTGGGTCGAGGACAATGCCGAAGCTTTCGCCGCCCAGGCTGCCTGGCACGAAGAAAACGGTCATCCGCTGGCTGACATCCTGGCCGGTCCGGCGGGCGAGACGTGGAAGAGCTGA
- the alkJ_2 gene encoding Alcohol dehydrogenase [acceptor]: MEDYDYIVIGAGSAGCVMAERLGADPRRRVLVLEAGGSDMRFWIKVPLGYAFTSTDARLNWDIRTAPDEGLNGRSQVWPRGRVVGGCSSINAMAYMRGLPGDFDDWGRAGAQGWTWDAVRATYDAIETHEDRDDRGRAHRRGTGPVWVSDLRRDMHPFSRQFLAAAEQSGWPVLDDLNAGRGEGLGYYRSSVRHGRRWSAADAFLRPALARGNVHLATHAMVQRIVIEDGEARGVAYDHAGQTRIARARRGVILSAGSVNSPQILQLSGIGPGALLQSLGIPVHNDLPQVGQGLQDHLTITYSFAAHPRTLNNTLGVTLWRLTSGMQYLATRRGPLSVPVNQVGGYLASTPGGPPDTQIFCNPIVYTPRPTGAPQVGRAPGYILSAQPCRPTSRGEIRIRSPRPSDRPDILPHSLSTDHDRAAAIRAGRLLQRLARSAALTSARREALGPDVMTMDDNALLEDFRDRSTTVYHPSCTCRMGDSPVNSVVDARLRVHGLGRLRVVDASAFPNITSGNTNAPTMMLAARAAQMIIEDDRR; this comes from the coding sequence ATGGAAGACTACGATTACATCGTCATCGGGGCCGGATCGGCGGGCTGCGTGATGGCCGAACGGCTGGGCGCGGACCCGCGCAGGCGGGTTCTGGTGCTGGAAGCCGGCGGATCGGACATGCGGTTCTGGATCAAGGTGCCGCTGGGCTATGCCTTCACCTCGACCGACGCGCGGCTCAACTGGGATATCCGGACCGCCCCGGACGAAGGCCTGAACGGGCGCAGCCAGGTCTGGCCGCGCGGCCGCGTGGTGGGCGGCTGTTCGTCGATCAACGCCATGGCCTACATGCGCGGCCTGCCCGGGGATTTCGACGACTGGGGCCGCGCCGGCGCGCAGGGCTGGACCTGGGACGCCGTCCGCGCCACCTACGACGCCATCGAAACCCACGAGGACCGCGATGACCGGGGCCGCGCCCACCGGCGCGGGACCGGGCCGGTCTGGGTCAGCGACCTGCGTCGCGACATGCACCCGTTCAGCCGCCAGTTCCTGGCCGCCGCCGAACAATCGGGCTGGCCGGTGCTGGACGACCTGAACGCCGGGCGGGGCGAGGGGCTGGGATATTACCGCAGTTCGGTCCGCCACGGCCGGCGCTGGTCGGCGGCCGATGCCTTCCTGCGGCCCGCGCTGGCGCGCGGCAACGTCCACCTGGCGACCCACGCCATGGTCCAGCGCATCGTCATCGAAGACGGCGAGGCGCGCGGCGTCGCCTATGACCACGCCGGCCAGACCCGCATCGCCCGCGCCCGGCGCGGCGTGATCCTGTCGGCGGGGTCGGTCAATTCCCCCCAGATCCTGCAGCTCTCGGGCATCGGTCCCGGCGCGCTTTTGCAATCTCTGGGCATCCCCGTGCACAACGACCTGCCCCAGGTCGGGCAGGGGCTGCAGGACCACCTGACCATCACCTACAGCTTCGCCGCCCATCCGCGCACGCTGAACAACACGCTGGGCGTCACGCTCTGGCGGCTGACATCGGGCATGCAATACCTCGCCACCCGGCGCGGGCCGCTGTCGGTCCCGGTGAACCAGGTCGGCGGCTACCTCGCCTCGACCCCCGGCGGCCCGCCCGACACCCAGATCTTCTGCAACCCCATCGTCTACACGCCCCGTCCCACCGGCGCCCCGCAGGTCGGCCGCGCCCCCGGCTACATCCTGTCGGCCCAGCCCTGCCGCCCCACCAGCCGGGGCGAAATCCGGATCCGGTCCCCCCGGCCCTCAGACCGGCCCGATATCCTGCCCCATTCGCTGTCCACCGACCACGACCGCGCCGCCGCCATCCGTGCCGGACGGCTGCTGCAACGCCTGGCCCGCAGCGCCGCGCTGACCTCCGCCCGGCGCGAGGCTTTGGGTCCCGATGTCATGACAATGGACGACAACGCCCTGCTGGAGGATTTTCGCGACCGGTCGACCACGGTCTATCACCCGTCCTGCACCTGCCGGATGGGCGACAGCCCGGTCAATTCGGTGGTCGATGCCCGGCTGCGCGTGCACGGGCTGGGCCGTCTGCGGGTGGTCGATGCCTCGGCTTTCCCGAACATCACCTCGGGCAACACCAACGCGCCGACCATGATGCTGGCCGCCCGCGCGGCCCAGATGATCATCGAGGATGACAGGCGGTAA
- the leuC gene encoding 3-isopropylmalate dehydratase large subunit, whose amino-acid sequence MSPKTLYDKIWDAHVAHEAEDGTSLLYIDRHLVHEVTSPQAFEGLRMANRKVRAPDRTIAVPDHNVPTTEGRENPENMTEDSRIQVAALDTNAREFGIHYYPVSDIRQGIVHIVGPEQGWTLPGMTVVCGDSHTATHGAFGALAHGIGTSEVEHVLATQTLIQKKSKNMKVEITGKLAPGVTAKDITLTVIGKTGTAGGTGYVIEYCGEAIRDLSMEGRMTVCNMAIEGGARAGLIAPDQTTFDYVMGRPHAPKGAQWEAALAWWKTLYSDDDAHWDKVITIRGEDIAPVVTWGTSPEDVLPITATVPAPEDFKGGKVDAAKRSLDYMGLTPGMALSDIAIDAVFIGSCTNGRIEDLRAAAEILKGKKVKDGMRAMVVPGSGLVRAQAEEEGLADIFKEAGFEWRLAGCSMCLAMNPDQLAPGERCASTSNRNFEGRQGRGGRTHLVSPAMAAAAAVTGKLTDVRDLM is encoded by the coding sequence ATGTCCCCCAAGACACTCTATGACAAGATTTGGGACGCGCACGTGGCCCACGAGGCCGAGGACGGCACCAGCCTTCTTTATATCGACCGCCACCTGGTTCACGAAGTGACCAGCCCGCAGGCCTTCGAAGGCCTGCGCATGGCAAACCGCAAGGTGCGCGCGCCCGACCGGACCATCGCGGTGCCGGACCACAACGTGCCCACGACCGAGGGGCGCGAGAACCCCGAGAACATGACCGAGGACAGCCGCATCCAGGTGGCCGCCCTTGATACGAACGCCAGGGAATTCGGGATCCACTATTATCCCGTCTCGGACATCCGCCAGGGCATCGTGCATATCGTCGGCCCCGAACAGGGCTGGACCCTGCCGGGCATGACCGTCGTCTGCGGCGACAGCCACACCGCGACCCACGGCGCCTTCGGCGCGCTGGCGCACGGCATCGGCACGTCCGAGGTGGAACACGTGCTGGCCACCCAGACACTGATCCAGAAGAAGTCCAAGAACATGAAGGTCGAGATCACCGGCAAGCTTGCGCCGGGAGTGACCGCCAAGGACATCACGCTGACGGTCATCGGCAAGACCGGCACCGCCGGCGGCACCGGCTATGTCATCGAATATTGCGGCGAGGCGATCCGTGACCTGTCGATGGAAGGCCGCATGACCGTCTGCAACATGGCGATCGAAGGCGGCGCCCGCGCCGGCCTGATCGCGCCGGACCAGACGACGTTCGACTACGTCATGGGCCGCCCCCACGCGCCCAAGGGCGCGCAGTGGGAAGCCGCGCTGGCGTGGTGGAAGACGCTTTATTCCGACGACGACGCCCATTGGGACAAGGTCATCACCATCCGGGGCGAGGATATCGCGCCGGTGGTGACCTGGGGCACCTCGCCCGAGGACGTCCTGCCGATCACCGCGACGGTGCCCGCGCCCGAGGATTTCAAGGGCGGCAAGGTCGACGCGGCGAAGCGGTCGCTGGATTACATGGGGCTGACGCCGGGCATGGCGCTGTCGGATATCGCGATCGACGCGGTCTTCATCGGGTCCTGCACCAACGGGCGGATCGAGGATCTGCGCGCCGCGGCCGAGATCCTGAAGGGCAAGAAGGTCAAGGACGGCATGCGGGCCATGGTGGTTCCGGGCTCCGGCCTTGTGCGCGCCCAGGCCGAGGAAGAAGGGCTGGCGGATATCTTCAAGGAGGCCGGGTTCGAATGGCGCCTGGCGGGCTGCTCGATGTGCCTGGCGATGAACCCTGACCAGCTCGCGCCGGGGGAACGCTGTGCCTCGACGTCGAACCGGAATTTCGAGGGCCGGCAGGGCCGCGGAGGGCGCACCCACCTGGTGAGCCCCGCCATGGCCGCCGCCGCCGCCGTCACCGGCAAGCTGACGGACGTGCGCGACCTGATGTAA
- a CDS encoding CcdB protein has translation MEELKRFDIAAHGSHLMVVVESDLLPPDPAVVVIPLLQGYPAVAQLNPVIRHDTQDYLLATRLIGAVRRSALRRVDTVADQGDSIARAVDVLMSGV, from the coding sequence GTGGAAGAGCTGAAGCGGTTCGACATCGCGGCCCACGGCAGTCACCTGATGGTGGTGGTGGAAAGCGACCTGCTGCCGCCCGACCCGGCCGTGGTCGTTATTCCGTTGCTGCAGGGCTATCCGGCCGTCGCACAGCTGAACCCCGTGATCCGGCACGATACACAGGACTACTTGCTGGCGACCCGGCTGATCGGGGCCGTCCGACGATCGGCCCTGCGCCGCGTGGACACGGTGGCGGACCAGGGGGACAGTATCGCCCGGGCCGTGGACGTGCTCATGTCCGGGGTCTGA
- a CDS encoding 3-oxoadipate enol-lactonase, translated as MRAPPFLNTFLNPFLASLMALLSPDPTRAEAVRIPGPTGPLEAEAIAVDNATHVVVIIPGSGPTDRDGNNPMGLATDTYRMIAAGLAAQGIASLRIDKRGYAGSARAVADPGDIDVAGYVDDARAWVTRARDMAPCVWLAGHSEGGLIALLAAAEPPEGLCGLILMAAPGRPIGRLLIEQMGANPATSALLPQVESIVADLEAGRTRDPMTLPPALQPMFQPGLQRYMKGLFKWDPAQVAGDWSGPALILQGDADLQVRPRDADLLAAAMPQATRIDLPGATHMLKADVPGQPLAGYTDRSLPLDPALVPAIAGFLAQFDPPG; from the coding sequence ATGCGCGCACCCCCGTTCCTGAATACGTTCCTGAACCCGTTCCTGGCCTCCCTCATGGCCCTGCTGTCCCCGGATCCGACCCGGGCCGAAGCCGTCCGGATCCCCGGCCCCACCGGCCCGCTGGAAGCCGAAGCCATCGCGGTGGACAACGCCACCCACGTGGTGGTCATCATCCCCGGATCGGGCCCCACCGACCGCGACGGCAACAACCCCATGGGCCTGGCGACCGATACCTACCGGATGATCGCCGCGGGGCTGGCCGCGCAGGGCATCGCCTCGTTGCGCATCGACAAGCGGGGCTACGCCGGCAGCGCCCGCGCGGTGGCCGACCCCGGTGATATCGATGTGGCAGGCTATGTCGACGACGCCCGCGCCTGGGTCACCCGGGCGCGCGACATGGCGCCCTGCGTCTGGCTGGCCGGTCATTCCGAAGGCGGGCTGATCGCCCTGCTTGCCGCGGCCGAGCCGCCCGAAGGGCTGTGCGGCCTGATCCTGATGGCCGCGCCCGGGCGGCCGATCGGGCGTCTGCTGATCGAACAGATGGGCGCGAACCCCGCCACGTCGGCCTTGCTGCCCCAGGTCGAATCCATCGTCGCCGATCTCGAAGCCGGGCGGACCCGTGATCCGATGACCCTGCCGCCGGCGCTTCAGCCGATGTTCCAGCCGGGGTTGCAGCGCTACATGAAGGGGCTGTTCAAATGGGATCCCGCGCAGGTCGCCGGCGATTGGTCCGGCCCCGCGCTGATCCTGCAGGGCGACGCCGACCTGCAGGTCCGCCCGCGTGACGCCGACCTGCTGGCCGCTGCCATGCCCCAGGCGACCCGCATCGACCTGCCGGGCGCGACCCATATGCTGAAAGCCGACGTGCCCGGCCAGCCGCTGGCCGGCTACACGGACCGGTCGCTGCCCCTGGACCCCGCGCTTGTGCCCGCGATTGCCGGTTTCCTGGCCCAATTCGATCCCCCCGGCTGA